Proteins from a genomic interval of Spea bombifrons isolate aSpeBom1 chromosome 4, aSpeBom1.2.pri, whole genome shotgun sequence:
- the AFAP1L1 gene encoding actin filament-associated protein 1-like 1, with protein sequence MERIKVLDQLLPELNVLLKLLDHEFLSSTTREKQSAVCSILRQLQPPPGDELDFQYMNTATYHNGTSFVESLFEEFDCDLQDLRDMQDDYREANESPSCQPPPPPSAPPPPLPTTPPPEDYYEEAVPLGPGKSTEYITSRNSSSPPNSIEDGYYEEADNNYPLTHINGEQKNSYNESDGLSSSYESYDEEDEEGKAQRQMHQWPSQEASLHLVRDSRICAFLLRKKRFGQWAKQLTLIKDNKLLCYKSSKDQHPHLEIPLQLCGVSYVPKDGRRKKHELRFCLPSAEMLVLAVQSREQAEEWLRVIKEATNTSSLNSPASPALRHKLELDKRLSHDKTSDSDSAANGDNSSPSSGKENRETGKCRRSGLAELKGTMSRAAGKKITRIISFSKKKQAAEEHQTSSTEEDVPCCGYLNVLVNQCWKERWCRLKGHTLYFHKDRNDLRTHVNSIALRGCDVSPGLGPQHPFAFRILRQNQDVSVLEASSSEEMGRWLGLLLAQTGSKTKPEALHYDYIDVETIANIVTAVRHSFLWATSSQSSSSDSRLYDDVAYEKVEDPIRTPGGAQVKRHASSCSEKSRRVDPEVKVKRHASNANQYKYGKNRAEEDARKFIVEKERLEKEKEAIRNKLIALRKERRELKETLKSSTGKQQQQLEAKLAGLEEQCKDNEKCRVELELQLTEVKENLKKSLAGAPSLGLSVTGKTESPAPKTQQEAERPVPVNSAAEMRRRTPSIRTTNKGRVLQKAKEWEMKKA encoded by the exons tTCTAGATCAGCTGCTGCCTGAACTGAATGTTCTTCTAAAACTTCTAGACCATGAGTTCCTGAGCTCCACCACTCGAGAGAAGCAAAGTGCAGTGTGCAGCATCCTGCGCCAACTGCAGCCTCCCCCTG GAGATGAGCTGGACTTTCAATATATGAACACAGCCACATATCACAATGGCACCAGTTTCGTGGAATCTCTCTTTGAGGAGTTTG ACTGTGACCTGCAGGATTTGCGAGACATGCAGGATGACTACAGAGAAGCTAATGAGAGCCCATCATGTCAGCCGCCACCACCCCCCTCTGCTCCACCACCTCCCTTGCCAACAACCCCCCCACCTGAAGATTACTACGAGGAGGCCGTTCCACTGGGACCTGGGAAGTCCACAGAGTACATTACATCTCGCA ATAGCTCCAGCCCCCCAAATTCCATAGAAGATGGATATTACGAAGAAGCCGACAATAATTATCCACTAACTCATATAAATGGGGAACAGAAGAATTCCT ATAACGAATCTGACGGTCTGAGTAGCTCGTACGAGTCCTACGacgaggaggatgaggaaggtAAAGCCCAGCGCCAGATGCATCAGTGGCCTTCACAAGAGGCTTCTCTCCACCTAGTTCGGGACAGCAGGATCTGTGCTTTTCTCTTGCGCAAGAAACGCTTCGGACAGTGGGCCAAACAGCTCACACTCATCAAGGATAACAAACTGCTG TGTTACAAGAGCTCCAAGGACCAGCATCCTCATCTGGAAATACCGTTACAGCTTTGTGGTGTGTCTTATGTGCCCAAGGATGGCCGCCGGAAGAAGCACGAGCTGCGTTTCTGCCTCCCCAGTGCAGAGATGTTGGTTTTGGCTGTACAGAGTCGGGAACAGGCAGAGGAATGGCTGAGG GTCATCAAGGAGGCCACCAACACAAGCAGTTTAAATTCCCCAGCCTCCCCAGCACTGAGACACAAGCTAGAGCTGGACAAG AGACTGTCCCATGATAAGACATCGGACTCGGACAGCGCGGCAAATGGAGATAACAGCTCTCCCAGCAGTGGGAAGGAGAACAGAGAGACAG GGAAGTGTCGAAGGAGCGGGCTTGCAGAGCTGAAAGGAACCATGAGCCGGGCTGCTGGGAAGAAGATTACTAGAATTATCAGCTTCTCTAAAAAGAAACAGGCAGCAGAGGAACATCAGACATCATCCACTGAGGAAGATGTCCCTTGCTGTG GTTACCTGAATGTGCTTGTAAATCAGTGTTGGAAGGAGCGGTGGTGTCGATTAAAGGGCCACACGCTGTATTTCCACAAGGACCGTAACGATCTACGCACTCATGTAAATTCCATCGCGCTGAGAGGCTGTGACGTGTCGCCGGGTCTCGGGCCTCAGCACCCATTTGCCTTCCGGATTCTGCGTCAGAATCAGGATGTCTCTGTTCTAGAG GCCAGCTCTTCAGAAGAGATGGGACGGTGGCTGGGTCTCCTTTTGGCTCAGACTGGTTCCAAAACAAAGCCAGAGGCCTTACATTATGATTACATTGATGTAGAAACGATAGCAAACATTGTCACAGCCGTGCGTCATTCATTCCT ATGGGCAACCTCCTCTCAAAGCAGTAGCAGCGACTCGAGGCTTTACGATGATGTTGCCTACGAGAAG GTGGAAGACCCCATACGAACCCCTGGAGGAGCTCAGGTGAAGCGTCACGCTTCCTCCTGCAGTGAGAAGTCACGGCGTGTGGATCCTGAGGTTAAAGTAAAACGCCATGCATCTA ATGCCAACCAGTATAAATATGGCAAAAACAGAGCTGAGGAGGATGCCCGAAAGTTTATCGTTGAGAAGGAGAGgctagaaaaagaaaaggaagccATTCGAAATAAACTGATAGCACTAAGGAAGGAGAGACGGGAGCTCAAGGAAACCCTTAAGAGCAGTACAG GTaagcaacagcagcaactgGAAGCCAAACTTGCTGGGCTAGAAGAACAGTGTAAAGACAATGAGAAGTGCCGGGTGGAGTTGGAACTGCAGCTGACGGAAGTGAAGGAGAACCTTAAGAAGTCTTTGGCAGGGGCGCCCTCCCTTGGGTTATCAGTGACTGGGAAGACAGAAAGCCCA gcaCCTAAAACCCAGCAAGAAGCTGAACGCCCAGTTCCTGTCAACAGTGCAGCTGAAATGAGACGTAGAACCCCATCGATTAGGACAACGAACAAAGGCAGAGTGCTGCAAAAGGCTAAG GAATGGGAGATGAAGAAAGCCTAG